From the genome of Salvelinus namaycush isolate Seneca chromosome 1, SaNama_1.0, whole genome shotgun sequence:
CTGgcagaggtaacacacacacaccaacctgctGCACTGGGCATCCAGCACAATGTTCTCAATCCTCTGGACTATCTGGTCCATGTCAGACTTCCCGCTCTCTTTCCACGTATCCTCCAAAACCGAGCCTGTCAACTACAGATGACATCACAGGTAAACGTCATTGTAACACAGGGGAATTTTTCTTGCACATTACAACAAGCTTGACATTACATTGTAATATAGTATAATTTGGATTGTGGCCTGCAGATTTCTTTCAATAGAGCGTAATTAACGGTGTACCACAGATGTGGAACATTGAATCAACTTGACATTGGAGATCAGAAAACGTGTGAAATCACCTTGAGCAGTTTGACAGCACAGATGAGGTTTCCATCCACGGGGTTGGAGAAGAGGGCATTCATCAATTCCCTCAGGGCAGTAAGCAGGATCTCAGCTCGAGACGGAGGCCCTTTCGCACTCTTAAGCTGAGACAACCAATCATACAAGACAGCGGTCAGGTTCGGTCTAATCTCAGTTCATTTTAAAACCTAGCACCATTTGGTCAGATGCTCGACTACGTTCTGGGGGAAGCGTGTTTAAAAATAGGGCTGTGACGAATATGGAATTTTGGGAGACGATTAATTGTCATGCAAAATGGCCTCGGTTATTGTCGTAATTGTCATTTTTGTTGAAAGATGTTTTCAATTTATAATGCATCTTAGAAAAATAGCTACGACATACACAATGAATACAACACAGCTTGGTGACACCCCTATCCCATTTGGAAACGATGCTGCTCCTCCAGACCCTGCTGTTCTGCTCGTAAAATGATTACCAACATAACTGCTATTGGGTAAACTATACAGtcacttcagaaagtattcacaccccttgacttttttcacattaaaTTACTTCTAAATGTCAGGTTAAATTAAatttcttgagtcaataagtattcaacccctttgttatggcaagcctaaataagttcaggggtaaacatatgcttaacaagtcacatggaCTCAGTGTGTGcgatagtgtttaacatgatttttgaatgactaccccatgtctgtaccccacacatacaattatctttaaggtccctcagtcgagcagtgaatttcaaacagattcaaccacaaagaccagggaaatTTTCCAATGCTCGCAAAGGGCACTTATTGGTAGGTATTGgtattttaaaaataaaaaagaagacattgaatatccctttgatcatGGTGAATTTATGAATCACTATTTGGTTGGTTTATTAATACACTCAGTCtgtacaaagatacaggcgtccttcctagctctgttgacggagaggaaggaaaccgctcagggatttcaccatgaggtcagtggtgactttaaaaccgttAAGAGTTTATTGGCTATGATAGGAGGAAACTAAGGATAGatcctgaatacaaagttatgtttggggcaaatccaatacattactgaaaaccactctccatattttcaagcatagtggtgaatgcatcatgttatgggtgtgcttgtaatcgttaaggactggggagtttttcaggataaaaaaattaaCGTaatgagctaagcacaggtaaaatcttagaggaaaaccagGTTCAATCTGCTTTtcatcagacactgggagatgaattaaCCTTCCTgcgggacaataacctaaaacacaaggccaaatctacactgcagttgcttaccaagaagacagtgaatgttcctgctcttagagacttacccagaaagattcaaatcagtaatcgctgccaaaaggttattctacaaagtattgactcaggagtctgaatacttatgtaaatgagatctgtatttcattatcaatacatttgcaaaaaattctaaaaacattaatccatttagaattcagtctgtaacaaaaatgtggattaagtcaaggGATAGAAatagtttctgaatgcactgcatcTACTTGAATATAAAGTTGGATCCCACCTATTAagatatttgtaaaaaaaaaaaaatccatggcTAATGTCCATAATGGTCGATTACAAgataattgtgccagccctagtTAGAAATTAAGATTTCCGGGTTTCAAAGTCTCCACCCTTGCAAAAGGAAACTCAGCCAAAGCCCCCCACCTCCGATATTTTCAACTGTGTTCATCATGAGTCAAAGTGAATCTGTTTAAGCAACTCCTTCGCCCAATCCTGATACgtccaaataaccagtgacaAAAACCCAACTGTTGCTCGTTATCTCACAGATCCCATAGCATGCCGACAGATCTACTGTACCAGTTATGTTCAGGTAGTCTATCCACAAGAGATTAGGTTCTGTCTAGAGTTTATTATCAACTCAAAATGTATCTAGGGGGAGGGGTTACGGAAGTTGGGTTATGGGAAGCAAGTGTCAAAGTTGAGGGGTTGAAATGGCACAGATCTACAGAGACAAAGACCCCCAAAAGACTTGGAAAGGACAGAGGGGCTTTTGCTCACCTCCAGTCTGAGGTAAAGCTCCCCCAGGAAGAGCACATAGGCATGGAACTTCTTCTGAGTCTCCGCGTCCCCCCGCACCGCTACACCCCTCTGTTCATACTCTGTCTGACACCTACCGGGGGAGGAGAGAGTGTGTTTCTGTATAAATGGCTACAAGTGTTACTTATGGTAGGCATAAAGCATCAGGACGAAGCCTATGATGACAAAAGTGATGAAGTAGATTTTAGGCCTACTTGTTACTAACATAAACAAAGCTCACCGTTTTAGTAACAGCTGACGGAAGTTGCCTCTTGCTGGGCTGAGTGCAAGGTTATGAGACAGAAAGTTACAGAGCCTTGCCCCCGTGTAAGAGAAATTGGGGATAACAGTAGACTGCAAAACCGGCATCACAAAACATAACAAATTTTGTTTTAAAAAATGACAGTAAAACACAACAGTAAACTACATATAGACAGTGCTATAAAATTCATAAGCAGGTAGATGGCCGAACCGTGCGTGTGTTGATACACATACTTGTGTGTAGAGGAGTTCCACCAATTCCTGCAGCGTCTCCTCTGTAGTGACCCAGCTGTTCAGCATGTTTGCTATGTGCTCAATGTCGTTCTCAAAGGACCCCGGTGAGGAGTTTAGGTGGCTGAGAAACTCCTCAACCAATTCAGACAATGTTGTCTCAGTATAATAGCCATCGCTGCCATCCTCCGAAACAGATTCCTTTAAAAATTGAGAATACCGGTAATCAAGGATGGTGAAAAATATGGATACTAGCTAGACATTGGTAGTGGATGAGGTGATTGATTAGTTCAGTCCTTATAATGTAAAGTGCAGTTGATGAGGTACAATGCAACCCATTATCATTATCCATTTGTACAGGGTGTGAACCCAGCACCACAACACCTAATTTAATAAGGGGCTTTATTACTTGGTCAACCTAgttcagggtttcccaaactcagtccagGGGCCCCTCCTGggtgcacattttagtttttgccctagcactcactacacagctgattcaaatgtgTAGtgagtgctagggcaaaaactaaaACGTGCACCCAGGAGGGGCCCctggactgagtttgggaaaccctgcccagGTGGAACCAGCCAGGTGTTAGTAGTACTGGGGGGGAAGCATGCACACTGTGGGTTCAGGACCAGTTTGTGGGAACACTGCTTTAATACCTCATAGGGGGGGGGGCTGGAAGGGTAGAACTCGGGTGCGTTGGCTGACAGAATGGAGGTGTTCACCAGAGAGTCCACCCTTTTCACTTTGGAGGCAGGAGTGCTGTTGTTGTGAATGACCTGGTGGGGTTTGCTTGGTCTTCTGCTTTCTGGGTGGGAAATGAAGGAAATACTGAAGACCATAGCTAGCAATAGAGGTCTGGCACGAGGGACACTGGGTGGCACTGACCTAGCTAGTCATGTGACGTGATTTGGCCGCCGTCCTTGCACTTTTATTTAGCAGCTAGCTCACAGACCAATGTCTAAAAATAGACTTACAATTTAGCTATGGGTCATTCGTGAGACGAATAGCGAATTTTGTCGGTGTGACGGGGGGATTCAAGTTGTTCTTGCTTTTAGTATAATGTATTCATTGACGTAATTCAATTGACGTTTAAATTGTGTAGCTTCTAATATTTGTCTGAAACGTGTGCGCAGCCTTCTTGAGTCGTCTAACAGTATAGCTTGTCAGCTATAGCTGACGTGAGCAAACGGGGCGCGCTCAACCCATGCCCGCGAGAGAATGTTGTGTAGATTCACGCTAGAGGTCCACTGTCAGGAAATTCACCCGTTTGTTgcctatgctagctagctacatactaGCACCTGTGTGAAGCAAGCCATAATAAGTATGAGCCATTTCCGTTTCGCCTTCAAAATACAAGTTCCCCTTTGAAAGTGATTCAAATATTGGATTCATGATATGTTTGGCCTAGATAATGCTAAACAAGGTCAGAATGTTACATAAATTCAACAAAGCACAATTAGTTTACTTGTCGCACTGGATGTATTAGACTTTGTAATTGAATTGGGGGCATACTTAGtggcagtgccttcagaaagtattcataccccttgacttattccacattttgttgttacagcctgaattcaaaatggattaaaaataagaaaacaattaaaaattcacccatctacacacaatacccccataatgacaaagtgaaaacatgtttttagaaatgttagcaaatttactGAAAATGGACACAGAAATAACTCATTTACAAAGATACTTTGTAGAATAACCTTTGGTagcaattacagctttgagtctttctggttaagtatctagccttgttcacactgcaggccttaatgctcatcAGTTTGTTTTTCAAATCAGTTTTCGACcactgactgtccaaacagcaagttacaagtgaccaaattggatgtgtgtgtgttcagacagcagtcatttgctgacaaGGTTACGCTTGTCATAGTAACAACGTCAGTGTGTGCAATAGTGTAGGCTGATTGTTGGTTTTGCTTgtgcttcctatcactcagaaAGTTATGTAGTAAGCTAAGGTGACAATGCCTGCCATAGACGTTTCCCAATTGCTTTGATTGTTCAAAATCATAGGGTAAGAACATCTTcaaagcctcaaaggataagatgatccaactttcaaatTGTCTTTTTTTGGCTAGCAAAAGCAGACAACCAGCTAGCTGATTGGCTTTATAGCACATTCACaaatttgtttgtaaacagttaacaagctagttagctaccacatgttcttgtcaaactaTCAACATAATAGCTAGCGAGCAACAAAATATGCCAAATAACAGTCTAAATACCACTTGAGGGCAAACATTTTTTAATCTGATTTGACCAGTCAGACAAGTTATGGCCAGGAAACAGATTTGTATCCGACTTCAAACCACCTACGAAGGTGCtttgaaatgtggcttgaaatatccAATTCCATatgctttttggctgttcagactgtAGGAAAAATAACAGATTCGAATCGGATATGCAAATAAATAGGATTttagtcacttcaaactgcctATGTGAACACATTTTAGGTGCTTTCCAc
Proteins encoded in this window:
- the LOC120044429 gene encoding polyadenylate-binding protein-interacting protein 1-like, encoding MTENFDRAPGAGRARIKPTSPGLADVGDGDANSVFNQREPLRQPRTSPPLTENNTNTSEAIGGESRRPSKPHQVIHNNSTPASKVKRVDSLVNTSILSANAPEFYPSSPPPYEESVSEDGSDGYYTETTLSELVEEFLSHLNSSPGSFENDIEHIANMLNSWVTTEETLQELVELLYTQSTVIPNFSYTGARLCNFLSHNLALSPARGNFRQLLLKRCQTEYEQRGVAVRGDAETQKKFHAYVLFLGELYLRLELKSAKGPPSRAEILLTALRELMNALFSNPVDGNLICAVKLLKLTGSVLEDTWKESGKSDMDQIVQRIENIVLDAQCSRDVKQMLLRLVELRSSNWGRVHAAAAADATPDNDPNYFMNEPTFYTADGTPFTAADPEYSEKYQEILDREDDYFPEADEENGNESSFNDEDEMDPEIEEAFEKFCLESERKRRP